The following are encoded in a window of Sphaerisporangium siamense genomic DNA:
- a CDS encoding helix-turn-helix domain-containing protein encodes METEELVRRVRSGDPALGLRAVGALHRLAEQIEAVSVALAREQGWTWEQIGDALGMSRQSVHARYGK; translated from the coding sequence ATGGAGACGGAGGAGCTCGTGCGACGCGTCAGGTCCGGCGACCCCGCGCTGGGGCTGCGGGCGGTCGGCGCGCTGCACCGGCTGGCCGAACAGATCGAGGCCGTGTCGGTCGCGCTCGCCCGCGAGCAAGGGTGGACGTGGGAGCAGATCGGCGACGCCCTCGGCATGTCCCGCCAGTCCGTGCACGCCCGGTACGGAAAGTGA
- a CDS encoding Clp protease N-terminal domain-containing protein: MAEKARSPFPAVVKAALAEARRRGDRRLGTEHLFLGLLHDPASATARAVGVSLADARAAMDALDRAALLAIGIDVGAFPDDVPVPRRHPPVTMSAVTSSARATLDQAVRSTTRRTRATAPAHLLRALLDRRPPDPVAALISYLHIDPATVHTHIAPPTT; this comes from the coding sequence ATGGCAGAGAAGGCGAGAAGCCCGTTCCCCGCGGTCGTCAAGGCGGCCCTGGCGGAGGCGCGGCGGCGCGGCGACCGGCGGCTCGGCACCGAGCACCTGTTCCTCGGGCTGCTCCACGACCCGGCGTCGGCGACCGCGCGTGCCGTCGGCGTGAGCCTCGCCGACGCCCGCGCGGCCATGGACGCGCTCGACCGCGCCGCCCTGCTGGCGATCGGCATCGACGTCGGCGCCTTCCCCGACGACGTCCCCGTGCCACGCCGGCACCCGCCGGTCACGATGAGCGCGGTCACCTCCAGTGCCCGGGCGACTCTCGACCAAGCCGTCAGGTCGACCACCCGGCGTACCCGCGCCACGGCCCCCGCCCACCTCCTGCGCGCCCTACTCGACCGCCGCCCCCCGGACCCCGTGGCCGCCCTGATCAGCTACCTCCACATCGACCCCGCGACCGTCCACACCCACATCGCCCCACCCACCACCTGA
- a CDS encoding nitronate monooxygenase, whose amino-acid sequence MELSALPHPIVQAPLAGGPSTPELAVAVSGAGGLGFLAAGYRAPGDLDAEIAFVRERTDAPFGVNLFVPSPGEPDRAAVEAYAARLRPEADRSGVTLGVPAYDDDGWEDKLAIVVARRVPVVSFTFGLPSREVIARVRAAGTSVLVTVTTPEEAVAAAEAGADGLVAQGIEAGGHRGGFRDDAGDLGLLALLRLVLRATPLPVVASGGIADGEGVAAVLAAGAVAAQLGTAFLRTPEAGTNPAHRAALTAHDRPTPETGTPAAHREALTAYDRTEITRAFTGRRARGLVNRFLREHSAAAPPAYPHIHHLTAPLRAAARKSGDPDMLNLWAGQTYPLTEELPAADLVHRLSTDARAALARAARRYPTGNP is encoded by the coding sequence GTGGAGTTGAGCGCGTTGCCGCATCCGATCGTTCAGGCACCGCTGGCCGGGGGGCCTTCCACGCCCGAGCTGGCGGTCGCGGTGTCCGGTGCGGGCGGGCTCGGCTTTCTCGCGGCCGGGTACCGGGCGCCCGGCGACCTCGACGCCGAGATCGCCTTCGTGCGGGAGCGCACCGACGCGCCGTTCGGCGTCAACCTCTTCGTGCCCTCCCCGGGCGAGCCGGACCGTGCCGCGGTCGAGGCGTACGCGGCCCGGTTGCGCCCCGAGGCGGACAGGTCAGGCGTCACGCTCGGCGTGCCCGCCTACGACGACGACGGGTGGGAGGACAAGCTCGCGATCGTCGTCGCGCGGCGCGTGCCCGTGGTGTCGTTCACCTTCGGGCTGCCCTCGCGGGAGGTCATCGCGCGGGTCCGCGCCGCCGGTACCTCCGTGCTGGTCACGGTGACCACGCCGGAGGAGGCCGTCGCCGCGGCCGAGGCCGGGGCGGACGGACTGGTCGCGCAGGGCATCGAGGCGGGCGGCCACCGGGGCGGGTTCCGCGACGACGCCGGAGACCTCGGCCTGCTCGCGCTGCTCCGGCTCGTCCTGCGCGCCACGCCTCTGCCCGTGGTCGCCTCGGGCGGCATCGCGGACGGCGAGGGCGTCGCCGCGGTCCTGGCGGCGGGCGCGGTGGCCGCCCAGCTCGGCACCGCCTTCCTCCGCACCCCGGAGGCCGGAACGAACCCCGCCCACCGCGCGGCCCTCACCGCCCACGACCGCCCCACCCCGGAGACCGGGACGCCCGCCGCTCACCGCGAGGCGCTCACCGCCTACGACCGCACGGAGATCACCCGCGCGTTCACCGGACGCCGTGCCCGCGGCCTGGTCAACCGCTTCCTCCGCGAACACTCCGCCGCCGCCCCGCCCGCATACCCGCACATCCACCACCTGACCGCTCCCCTGCGCGCGGCGGCCAGAAAGTCCGGCGACCCCGACATGCTCAACCTCTGGGCCGGCCAGACCTACCCCCTCACCGAAGAGCTCCCCGCCGCCGACCTCGTCCACCGCCTCTCCACCGACGCACGAGCGGCCCTCGCCCGCGCCGCCCGCCGCTACCCGACCGGAAATCCGTAG
- a CDS encoding recombinase family protein → MVRVRELHGQGLSLKAISEVLNAEGVPTPMGRAPWGKSHVDRLLHTQHARRVSHME, encoded by the coding sequence GTGGTTCGCGTTCGTGAGCTGCACGGCCAGGGGCTCAGCCTCAAGGCGATCAGTGAGGTGCTGAACGCGGAGGGTGTGCCGACGCCCATGGGCCGGGCGCCGTGGGGGAAGTCCCACGTCGACCGGCTCCTGCACACCCAGCACGCCCGGCGGGTGTCTCACATGGAGTGA
- a CDS encoding DUF397 domain-containing protein: MSDSRDHPVVAWQVSSFSPDVGPNCVEAGPLLDGSGRVAVRHSKDPHGAVIIYTRAEWDAFLAGVRAAEFDF, from the coding sequence GTGAGTGACTCTCGGGATCATCCGGTGGTGGCGTGGCAGGTCAGTAGCTTTAGTCCTGATGTCGGGCCGAATTGTGTCGAGGCGGGACCTCTTCTGGACGGGTCGGGGCGGGTCGCCGTGCGGCACAGTAAGGATCCGCACGGGGCTGTGATCATCTACACGCGGGCCGAGTGGGATGCCTTCTTGGCCGGCGTCCGGGCCGCGGAGTTCGACTTCTAG
- a CDS encoding helix-turn-helix domain-containing protein: MSAKFAMTLRAQWLGRQLRELREAAGLTLKEAGAFIQRDSGTISRFEAGIYPARTPDVSALLDLYGVVAPLRRRGLMRLAGEVWQSGWWDAYSEDLSRIVVDYAWVESRASGISSFDALVIPGILQTRGYMEVIMSCAGNGCSSQVDRGVEFRLERQKVLAEHEPPSIVAVLDESILHRVIGDAHIHAEQLDHLLALSEYSHIDIRVLPFASGGHASHEGPFRIFELPDPYPEIAYVETAAGGLYVEGDQVRPLMLRFDRLMRECHGSMESVGMIDAAIRRLRSSKTEART; this comes from the coding sequence ATGAGTGCCAAGTTCGCGATGACGCTCCGAGCTCAATGGCTGGGGCGGCAGTTGCGAGAACTTCGTGAGGCTGCGGGGCTGACCCTGAAAGAGGCGGGAGCCTTCATTCAGCGTGACAGTGGCACCATCAGTCGGTTCGAGGCAGGGATCTATCCCGCGCGTACGCCGGACGTCAGCGCCCTGTTGGACTTGTACGGCGTCGTTGCGCCGCTACGCAGAAGGGGCCTTATGCGGCTAGCCGGTGAGGTCTGGCAAAGCGGCTGGTGGGATGCGTACTCCGAAGATCTCTCCAGGATCGTGGTCGACTACGCCTGGGTGGAGTCGCGTGCCAGCGGGATCAGTTCGTTCGACGCTCTCGTCATTCCGGGAATCCTGCAGACGCGTGGCTATATGGAAGTGATCATGAGTTGTGCGGGAAACGGTTGCTCTTCCCAAGTCGATAGGGGTGTGGAGTTTCGGCTAGAGCGTCAGAAGGTGCTAGCGGAGCATGAGCCGCCGTCCATCGTCGCCGTGCTCGACGAGAGCATCCTTCATCGGGTCATCGGCGATGCGCATATCCATGCCGAGCAACTGGATCACCTCCTCGCCCTTTCCGAGTACTCCCATATCGACATTCGTGTGCTCCCCTTCGCGTCAGGGGGCCACGCCAGTCACGAGGGTCCCTTCAGAATCTTCGAACTACCTGACCCATATCCCGAGATTGCGTATGTGGAGACCGCGGCAGGCGGACTCTACGTCGAAGGCGACCAGGTTCGCCCACTTATGTTGAGGTTCGATCGACTTATGCGTGAGTGTCATGGTTCCATGGAGTCCGTTGGAATGATTGACGCAGCCATTAGAAGGTTGCGCTCGTCCAAAACGGAGGCCAGAACGTGA
- a CDS encoding ATP-binding protein produces MDPRWRVAQGAEAGAAVVSPVCSRRFGNAACQVRSARAFVAGLLGEEHPYRDDAVLLTSELAGNAVRHAAGHDFLVSVAFAAGRVLVAVEDGGSAKIPTLRRPDVEATEGRGLMLVNDIAGKWGFQRDTGGTVVWFELGEPTGSSPAEPV; encoded by the coding sequence ATGGATCCTCGGTGGAGGGTGGCTCAGGGGGCGGAGGCCGGTGCGGCGGTGGTGTCGCCGGTGTGTTCTCGGCGGTTCGGGAATGCGGCGTGTCAGGTCAGGTCGGCGCGGGCGTTCGTGGCGGGGCTGCTGGGCGAGGAGCATCCGTATCGGGACGACGCCGTGCTGCTCACCAGCGAACTCGCGGGCAACGCGGTCCGGCACGCCGCCGGCCATGACTTCCTTGTCTCAGTGGCCTTCGCGGCCGGCCGGGTGCTGGTGGCCGTGGAGGACGGCGGCTCGGCGAAGATCCCGACGCTGAGGCGGCCGGACGTGGAGGCGACCGAGGGGCGCGGGCTGATGCTGGTGAACGACATCGCCGGAAAGTGGGGCTTCCAGCGCGACACGGGCGGGACGGTGGTGTGGTTCGAGCTCGGCGAGCCGACGGGTTCGTCACCCGCCGAACCGGTCTAG
- a CDS encoding helix-turn-helix transcriptional regulator, which produces MGSVPDAITGSPRGPRPLPDGEPMTAADYRRLVGVLESVDTAADLPEFRERLLLALRSWFGYAGVAVLHGDTLAAAIEEGCGIQGGYAPAFIAEYAARWRDLDPFRTERAYQRLLADGVVTLEELDPSGDYAERFLRPHGITDKAGMVVDGGPAGVIYVGIAIRDTPRVPARDLAVLRVLRRHLAPLAIDRLTRHRERLAARADWRLTPREWDVAALAAQGLTNQQIAARLFIGVDTVKKHLTRVLAETASTTRTELAARWHRQRPQ; this is translated from the coding sequence ATGGGAAGCGTGCCCGACGCGATCACCGGGTCCCCTCGCGGGCCCCGTCCGCTGCCCGACGGCGAGCCGATGACGGCCGCGGACTACCGCCGCCTGGTCGGCGTCCTGGAGTCCGTGGACACCGCGGCCGACCTGCCGGAGTTCCGCGAGCGGCTGCTGCTGGCCCTGCGGAGCTGGTTCGGGTACGCGGGGGTCGCCGTCCTGCACGGGGACACCCTGGCGGCGGCGATCGAGGAGGGCTGCGGCATCCAGGGCGGCTACGCGCCCGCGTTCATCGCCGAGTACGCCGCCCGCTGGCGGGACCTGGACCCGTTCCGCACCGAACGGGCCTACCAAAGACTTCTGGCCGACGGCGTGGTCACCTTGGAGGAGCTGGACCCGTCCGGGGACTACGCCGAACGGTTCCTGAGGCCGCACGGCATCACCGACAAGGCGGGCATGGTCGTGGACGGCGGCCCCGCCGGCGTGATCTACGTGGGCATCGCGATCAGGGACACCCCGCGCGTCCCAGCACGCGACCTGGCCGTGCTGCGGGTGTTACGGCGCCACCTCGCCCCCCTGGCGATCGACCGGCTCACCCGGCACCGCGAGCGCCTCGCCGCCCGCGCCGACTGGCGGCTGACCCCCCGCGAGTGGGACGTGGCCGCCCTCGCCGCGCAGGGCCTGACCAACCAGCAGATCGCCGCCCGCCTGTTCATCGGCGTGGACACCGTCAAAAAGCACCTGACCCGCGTCCTCGCCGAAACCGCCTCCACCACCCGCACCGAACTGGCCGCCCGCTGGCACCGGCAGCGACCCCAGTAG
- a CDS encoding SDR family NAD(P)-dependent oxidoreductase, with protein MSNDPAPRRWLITGANSGFGDSFARAALAAGDVVVAAVRRPETVAALAAAHPGRVTVVELDVRDAAACARAVEAAGRVDVLVNNAGYGIVGAVEETSEEEFRDALEVMFHGPLRLTRLVLPQMRARRGGTIVQVTSMGGLLAFAGTGAYCAAKGALEQASEALAVEVRPLGIGILIVEPGAFRTSFAGPALRRSAPLDDYAATAGATAATLSASDGTQPGDPDKAAAAVLAALDLPEPPLRLALGDDAIAAIRAKLAAVAEDLDATAHLGQYTSV; from the coding sequence GTGAGCAACGATCCGGCGCCGCGCCGCTGGCTGATCACGGGTGCGAACAGCGGGTTCGGGGACTCGTTCGCGCGCGCCGCGCTCGCGGCGGGGGACGTGGTCGTCGCGGCGGTGCGCCGCCCGGAGACCGTGGCCGCGCTGGCGGCGGCGCATCCGGGCCGGGTGACCGTCGTCGAGCTGGACGTCCGCGACGCCGCCGCCTGCGCGCGTGCGGTCGAGGCCGCGGGACGGGTGGACGTGCTGGTCAACAACGCCGGGTACGGCATCGTCGGCGCTGTCGAGGAGACGAGCGAGGAGGAGTTCCGCGACGCGCTGGAGGTGATGTTCCACGGGCCGCTGCGGCTGACCCGGCTGGTGCTGCCGCAGATGCGCGCGCGGCGCGGCGGCACGATCGTCCAGGTCACGAGCATGGGCGGGCTGCTGGCCTTCGCGGGCACCGGCGCGTACTGCGCGGCCAAGGGCGCGCTCGAACAGGCCAGCGAGGCGCTGGCCGTGGAGGTGCGCCCGCTCGGGATCGGGATCCTCATCGTCGAGCCCGGCGCCTTCCGCACGAGCTTCGCCGGGCCGGCCCTGCGGCGCAGCGCCCCGCTCGACGACTACGCCGCCACCGCGGGCGCGACCGCCGCCACGCTGTCCGCCTCGGACGGCACGCAGCCCGGCGACCCGGACAAGGCCGCCGCCGCCGTACTCGCCGCCCTCGACCTGCCGGAGCCGCCGCTGCGGCTGGCGCTCGGCGATGACGCGATCGCGGCCATCCGTGCCAAGCTCGCCGCCGTGGCCGAGGACCTGGACGCGACCGCGCACCTCGGCCAGTACACCTCCGTCTGA
- a CDS encoding isoamylase early set domain-containing protein produces MLKRNRLFGRKTRVTFLLPMDQPNGVVSVVGDFNDWIPGRHELRRRPNGTRTVSVILPEGVHRFRYLATGGLWFDDDNADRIDQQGSLIRL; encoded by the coding sequence ATGCTCAAGCGCAACCGGCTCTTCGGCCGTAAGACCCGCGTCACCTTCCTGCTGCCCATGGACCAGCCGAACGGCGTGGTCAGCGTCGTGGGCGACTTCAACGACTGGATACCGGGCCGGCACGAGCTACGCCGCCGCCCCAACGGCACCCGCACGGTCTCGGTCATCCTCCCCGAGGGCGTACACCGCTTCCGCTACCTGGCCACCGGCGGCCTCTGGTTCGACGACGACAACGCGGACCGCATCGACCAGCAAGGCAGCCTGATCCGCCTCTGA
- a CDS encoding ATP-binding cassette domain-containing protein — MIHARALTRRFKVKGGAEVEAVRGLDLDVEPGTLVAFLGPNGAGKSTSLRMLTSLLRPTSGTAVVAGHDVVSDPAGVRGRIGYVGQKSGAGDNFRVRDELVTQGRCYGVTWAEARRRADEIMDALELTPLAERGPGTLSGGQRRRLDIALGLVHRPDLLFLDEPTTGLDPQSRADVWRHILRLRERHGTTLFLTTHYLEEADTMAERVVIIDHGRIIADGTAAELKTALAGDHITVTLHTEEILPDAENHRSTTTPNHSENPRVRHADPDENAHARQAEHTENAQVRQTEHTEKTQVRRVAQSGRSGYAAGVGKAAEIAARLGTPEDVTVEGATVRVRVPRADLAMPRLLRALEAAGLEVATAETTRPTLDDVFLALTGRSLRESHQDDA; from the coding sequence ATGATCCATGCCCGAGCCCTGACCCGGCGGTTCAAGGTCAAGGGAGGCGCCGAGGTCGAGGCCGTGCGCGGGCTCGACCTCGACGTCGAGCCCGGCACGCTGGTGGCCTTCCTCGGCCCCAACGGCGCCGGGAAGTCCACCAGCCTGCGCATGCTGACCTCGCTGCTGCGGCCCACGTCGGGGACAGCCGTCGTGGCCGGTCACGACGTCGTGTCCGACCCGGCGGGGGTGCGCGGGCGCATCGGGTACGTCGGGCAGAAGAGCGGCGCCGGCGACAACTTCCGGGTGCGCGACGAACTGGTCACCCAGGGCCGCTGCTACGGCGTCACCTGGGCGGAGGCCCGGCGCAGGGCCGACGAGATCATGGACGCGCTGGAGCTCACGCCGCTGGCCGAGCGCGGGCCAGGGACGCTCTCGGGCGGGCAGCGGCGGCGCCTCGACATCGCCCTCGGCCTGGTGCACCGGCCGGACCTGCTGTTCCTGGACGAGCCGACGACCGGCCTCGACCCGCAGAGCCGCGCCGACGTCTGGCGGCACATCCTGCGGCTGCGTGAACGGCACGGCACGACCCTGTTCCTGACCACCCACTACCTGGAGGAGGCCGACACGATGGCCGAACGGGTGGTCATCATCGACCACGGACGGATCATCGCCGACGGCACCGCCGCCGAGCTCAAAACCGCCCTCGCCGGCGACCACATCACCGTGACCCTGCACACCGAGGAGATCCTCCCCGACGCAGAGAACCATAGGAGCACCACAACCCCGAACCACAGCGAGAACCCCCGGGTCCGGCACGCGGACCCCGACGAGAACGCCCATGCCCGGCAGGCGGAGCACACGGAGAACGCACAGGTCCGGCAGACGGAGCACACGGAAAAGACGCAGGTCCGGCGCGTGGCACAGTCCGGAAGGTCCGGATACGCGGCGGGCGTCGGCAAGGCGGCCGAGATCGCCGCGCGCCTGGGCACGCCGGAGGACGTGACCGTCGAGGGCGCGACCGTCCGGGTACGCGTCCCCCGGGCGGACCTCGCCATGCCGAGGCTGCTGCGCGCGCTGGAGGCCGCGGGCCTGGAGGTCGCCACCGCCGAGACCACCCGCCCGACCTTGGACGACGTCTTCCTGGCCTTGACCGGCCGCAGCCTCCGCGAATCCCACCAAGACGACGCCTGA
- a CDS encoding ABC transporter permease, whose protein sequence is MTRQFLRDVATVFVREVAPVSRAPVLLFLAMVQPLLLLFLFGPMLAGAQGFGGGAPWQWFVPGILIMMCLTGPMMAGYSMLIELMGGSLERMLVTPLNRTAMLVGRVLKEFVILLVQAVLIIGLALPLGFRPSPAGVLAGLALLIVFGTGLGALSFVLAIASRPDGNLFWGVTQMLLFPLMLLSGVLLPTDYGPAWLRTAAAFNPVSYIVEAERALFAGRAVDLAVLYGALSACAVGAVGLALGTRAVRRGI, encoded by the coding sequence ATGACCAGGCAGTTTCTTCGTGATGTCGCGACCGTGTTCGTGCGGGAGGTGGCGCCGGTGTCGCGTGCGCCGGTGTTGTTGTTCCTCGCGATGGTGCAGCCGCTGCTGTTGTTGTTCCTCTTCGGCCCGATGCTGGCGGGCGCGCAGGGCTTCGGCGGCGGCGCGCCGTGGCAGTGGTTCGTGCCGGGCATCCTGATCATGATGTGCCTGACCGGGCCGATGATGGCGGGCTACTCGATGCTGATCGAGCTGATGGGCGGCTCGCTGGAGCGCATGCTGGTCACGCCGCTCAACCGCACGGCGATGCTGGTCGGCCGGGTCCTCAAGGAGTTCGTGATCCTCCTGGTGCAGGCCGTGCTGATCATCGGCCTGGCGCTGCCGCTGGGGTTCCGGCCCTCGCCGGCCGGGGTGCTCGCCGGGCTGGCCCTGCTGATCGTGTTCGGCACCGGGCTGGGCGCGCTGTCGTTCGTGCTGGCGATCGCCTCGCGCCCGGACGGCAACCTCTTCTGGGGCGTGACGCAGATGCTGCTGTTCCCGCTCATGCTGCTGTCGGGGGTGCTGCTGCCGACCGATTACGGCCCCGCCTGGCTTCGGACGGCCGCAGCCTTCAATCCCGTCTCCTACATCGTCGAGGCCGAACGCGCGCTGTTCGCCGGGCGGGCCGTGGACCTCGCCGTGCTGTACGGGGCGCTCTCGGCGTGCGCGGTCGGCGCGGTCGGGCTGGCCCTCGGCACGCGGGCGGTCCGGCGGGGCATCTGA
- a CDS encoding class I SAM-dependent methyltransferase, translated as MSIVNVEQAEAWNGYEGGHWAGNHARYDAVNSGFNAPLLEAAAIGPADRVLDVGCGTGQVTRLAARTARHGHATGVDLSGPMLRRARALAAEEGVANATFEQGDAQVHPFPDGAYDVAVSRFAIMFFSDPVAAFANIRRALRPGGRVAFLSMRGVAEGDLGRVFAAIAPHVPALAAPREQGAAGPESLADPGRVRQVLTAAGFTEVTVTPVDAPQVWGADAEDAAAFLGAWGPIRHLLSRTSPGTDALVHEALVEAMRPFAEEGAVRLRGAAWLIRAARPGGLARG; from the coding sequence GTGAGCATCGTCAACGTCGAGCAGGCCGAGGCGTGGAACGGCTACGAGGGCGGCCACTGGGCCGGCAACCACGCCCGCTACGACGCCGTGAACAGCGGCTTCAACGCCCCGCTCCTGGAGGCCGCCGCGATCGGCCCCGCTGACCGGGTGCTGGACGTCGGCTGCGGCACCGGCCAGGTCACCCGCCTGGCGGCGCGCACGGCCCGGCACGGGCACGCGACGGGCGTCGACCTCTCCGGGCCGATGCTGCGGCGCGCCCGCGCCCTCGCCGCCGAGGAGGGCGTGGCGAACGCGACCTTCGAGCAGGGCGACGCGCAGGTCCATCCCTTCCCCGATGGTGCCTACGACGTCGCGGTCAGCAGGTTCGCGATCATGTTCTTCTCCGACCCGGTCGCGGCGTTCGCCAACATCCGCCGCGCCCTCCGCCCCGGCGGACGGGTGGCGTTCCTGAGCATGCGCGGTGTCGCCGAGGGCGACCTCGGCCGGGTCTTCGCCGCGATCGCGCCGCACGTGCCCGCCCTCGCCGCTCCCCGGGAGCAGGGCGCCGCGGGCCCGGAGTCGCTGGCCGACCCCGGCCGCGTCCGGCAGGTGCTGACCGCCGCGGGCTTCACCGAGGTGACCGTGACCCCGGTGGACGCGCCGCAGGTGTGGGGCGCGGACGCCGAGGACGCCGCCGCGTTCCTCGGCGCCTGGGGCCCGATCCGCCACCTGCTCTCGCGCACGTCTCCGGGGACGGACGCCCTGGTCCACGAGGCCCTGGTGGAGGCCATGCGCCCGTTCGCCGAAGAGGGGGCGGTCCGGTTGCGCGGCGCCGCCTGGCTGATCAGGGCCGCCCGTCCCGGCGGCCTGGCGCGGGGGTGA
- a CDS encoding TetR/AcrR family transcriptional regulator yields MSPRKAAALREGGGEVSLRDHLIATAVRLIATHGTAGLTVRAIAREARVADGVLYNHFADKEELLALALHAHVRAAEAGLGEPLWRAGEGTVEGNLRAYIRYGLALHIAILPAFAGLGNQPKVLARFQELPNPLAGGLGLRAGLAAYLGEEQRLGRVAAGASPDAAATMIVGACHELILPRLLFGGTALTADQVPAGFADDLVTVALTGIGPRTTGDD; encoded by the coding sequence ATGTCTCCGAGGAAAGCGGCCGCGCTCAGGGAGGGCGGTGGCGAGGTGAGCCTGCGTGACCACCTGATCGCCACCGCCGTACGGCTCATCGCCACGCATGGCACGGCCGGGCTCACCGTGCGGGCCATCGCCCGGGAGGCGCGGGTGGCCGACGGCGTGCTCTACAACCACTTCGCCGACAAGGAGGAGTTGCTCGCCCTCGCCCTGCACGCGCACGTGCGCGCCGCGGAGGCCGGGCTGGGCGAACCGCTCTGGCGGGCGGGCGAGGGCACGGTCGAGGGGAATCTGCGGGCCTATATCCGGTACGGGCTGGCCCTGCACATCGCGATCCTGCCCGCCTTCGCGGGCCTGGGGAACCAGCCGAAGGTGCTCGCGCGGTTCCAGGAGCTGCCCAATCCGCTGGCGGGCGGGCTCGGGCTGCGCGCGGGCCTGGCGGCCTACCTGGGCGAGGAGCAGCGGCTCGGCCGGGTCGCAGCGGGGGCGAGCCCCGACGCCGCCGCCACCATGATCGTCGGCGCCTGCCACGAGCTGATCCTGCCGCGCCTGCTGTTCGGCGGCACCGCGCTCACCGCCGACCAGGTGCCCGCCGGCTTCGCCGACGACCTCGTCACGGTCGCGCTCACCGGCATCGGTCCCCGCACGACCGGCGACGACTGA
- a CDS encoding glucosyl-3-phosphoglycerate synthase yields the protein MLPEVEVWLRERTTASADWPVGALLAAKRAHAATISVVLPARNEAETVGDIVAAIRRDLREEVPLVDELVVVDSRSTDGTAEVALRAGAKVFAQDEILPALGRLDGKGDVLWKSLAVTSGDLLVFVDADLREFRTSYVTGLLGPLLADPSVVFVKGSYDRPLRDAQEAGGRVTELVARPLLNMHWPLLAGFVQPLAGEYAGRRAVLERLPFATGYGVELGLLIDLLEAEGLGALAQVDLGRRVHSHQSTEDLGVMAGQIMHTAWARLDRQCKMVPLHTPAAELTQFARGEVGHLPVARDISIGERPPMRDVPDYPGHHRSTPNPETQPTL from the coding sequence GTGCTGCCTGAGGTCGAGGTGTGGCTGCGCGAGCGTACGACCGCCTCGGCGGACTGGCCGGTGGGCGCGCTGCTCGCCGCCAAGCGGGCCCACGCGGCGACGATCAGCGTCGTGCTCCCGGCGAGGAACGAGGCCGAGACGGTCGGCGACATCGTCGCGGCCATCCGCCGCGACCTGCGCGAGGAGGTCCCGCTCGTCGACGAGCTCGTCGTCGTCGACTCCCGCTCCACCGACGGCACCGCCGAGGTCGCCCTGCGCGCGGGCGCCAAGGTCTTCGCCCAGGACGAGATCCTGCCCGCCCTCGGCCGCCTGGACGGCAAGGGCGACGTGCTGTGGAAGTCCCTCGCGGTCACCTCGGGCGACCTGCTCGTCTTCGTCGACGCCGACCTGCGCGAGTTCCGCACCTCCTACGTCACCGGGCTCCTCGGGCCGCTGCTCGCCGACCCCTCGGTGGTCTTCGTCAAAGGCTCCTACGACCGTCCCCTGCGCGACGCCCAGGAGGCGGGCGGCCGCGTCACCGAGCTGGTGGCCCGGCCGCTGCTGAACATGCACTGGCCGCTGCTGGCCGGCTTCGTCCAGCCGCTGGCCGGCGAGTACGCCGGGCGCCGCGCCGTGCTCGAACGCCTGCCGTTCGCCACCGGATACGGCGTCGAGCTCGGCCTGCTGATCGACCTGCTGGAAGCCGAAGGGCTCGGCGCGCTCGCGCAGGTGGACCTCGGCCGGCGCGTCCACTCCCACCAGTCCACCGAGGACCTCGGCGTCATGGCCGGGCAGATCATGCACACCGCCTGGGCCCGGCTGGACCGCCAGTGCAAGATGGTCCCGCTGCACACCCCCGCCGCCGAGCTGACGCAGTTCGCCCGCGGTGAGGTGGGCCACCTCCCGGTGGCCAGGGACATCTCGATAGGCGAGCGCCCCCCCATGCGCGACGTCCCGGACTATCCCGGCCACCACCGGTCCACCCCGAACCCCGAAACCCAGCCGACCCTCTGA